Genomic window (Candidatus Polarisedimenticolia bacterium):
GCCCCAGGGAGACCGGCTCGGTCACGGCCACGATCAGGTGGGCCTGCGCTTCGCGGGCCGCGGCGGCGAGCGCCTCGACCTCCTCCAGGCAGCCGAAGAAGTTGGGATGCTGGACGACGAGGGCGCTCGTCCTGGTCTGGCGCAGGATCCGCCGGGCCGCCTCGGGGTCGGCCGTGCCGTCCCCCCGCGCCGTGAAGGTCGCGATGGCGATGTCCAGGTTCGCCAGGTGGGTGCGGCAGACCTGGAGGTACTCCGGATGGAGCCTGTCGCTGATGACGACCCGGCCGGCGCGTGCCGTCCTCTCGGCCATCAGGATCGCCTCGGCCAGCGCCGAGGCACCGTCGTACATCGAGGCGTTGCTGATGTCGAGCTCGGTGAGCTGGCAGATGAGCGTCTGATACTCGAAGATCGCCTGGAGCGTCCCCTGGCTGATCTCCGGCTGGTAAGGGGTGTACGACGAGTAGAACTCCGTCCGCCCGATCAGGTGATCGACGAGCGCCGGGGCGTGATGCCGGTATGCCCCCCCTCCCAGGAACTGCGAGCCGGGCGTGGGAAGCCGGTTCTCCCGCGCGCGCCCCTCGAGGTGGGCCCACAGGTCCTGCTCCGCCAGGGCCGGACCGAGCGCGAGCGGGGCCTGCAGGCGCAGAGCGGCCGGCAGCGAGGCGAACAGATCGTCGATGCTCGAGACGCCGATCGTGCGGAGCATCGCCTCCCGGTCGGCGTCCGATGC
Coding sequences:
- the gcvPA gene encoding aminomethyl-transferring glycine dehydrogenase subunit GcvPA, with product MGDGHRYIPASDADREAMLRTIGVSSIDDLFASLPAALRLQAPLALGPALAEQDLWAHLEGRARENRLPTPGSQFLGGGAYRHHAPALVDHLIGRTEFYSSYTPYQPEISQGTLQAIFEYQTLICQLTELDISNASMYDGASALAEAILMAERTARAGRVVISDRLHPEYLQVCRTHLANLDIAIATFTARGDGTADPEAARRILRQTRTSALVVQHPNFFGCLEEVEALAAAAREAQAHLIVAVTEPVSLGLLKGPGSQGADVVAGEGHSFGVPLSFGGPFLGILAARQSFLRNLPGRLVGESRDVDGRRGYVLTLSTREQHIRREKATSNICTNEGLCALIASIFLAAAGKSGLRELAVHNHAKAAYARKALGAARGCSLPYGAPIFNEFTVRLPVTAEAAVAQLADRSLIPGIPLSRYFEGMDRDLLVCVTEMNARAEIDRLAEELGRLG